The Triticum urartu cultivar G1812 chromosome 6, Tu2.1, whole genome shotgun sequence genome includes the window AAATCGGGGGCATGCCCCTCAATTCAAAAAAAAAACGCTGTGGTATTCTCTACACCCACGCGATTAACAGCTACTAATGCATCATCATTTTTGCATATAGTTTTGCCCTAACGATCATCTGGTAGTTCTGCAGGGCAGGTTCCACATCGAACGGGGCATCTCAGCTTGAAGCTGCCGGTGGCAGGCAGGATGGGGAGTTTACGCACGCACCTGAGGCTGAGAACATCTGAAAGGAAAGCAGATGTATCCGCATGGTATGAGCAAGTTTCTTTCTCTTATGCGAAAGCCATACATCGCGCCTGGCGACAGGGTCACGTGCGACCGTCGCATAATTACATCAACATCGTCTCATCTCATCCCCGAAGTGGCAAGTGTTTGTGTATGTACGATAGTAGTACGTTTGTTTATAAACGAAGCAGCGGCATTGACACTCCCCTCTCCTCCATCCCATCGCATTCGCATTCGCGCGACACTCCGCCCGatccccctcctcctcttcctcagTGTCCTGGCTCAGGGCTGCGTGGGGCTCGGCGACACGCAGCAGAACCATTTCTTCTGCAATATCAGATGGAAATGAATGAATGAATCTCTTGAATCTCTTAAGATaggtgaggaagaagaagaggaagaagaaaaggtACCGAGGTGTTGGGCCTGGAGTTGCTGTAGGACTGGTTCATCTTGGAGTCGGGCCTGGCGTCCTTGCCGTCGGCGGACCTGCTGGCCTTGTGCACGTTGACGGGGGCCTTCTTGTCATCCCTGGCCTTGCTGAAGATGACCGTGAACCCGTCGGCGGAGGCCGGGTTGTTCACGTCCCAGGCGCCGAACTTGGGGATTGTGCGGCCAGCCTCCATCTGAGCCATTTTCTTGTTTCAATGCACCATCATCACATTATTTGTTTGCGACATTAAAACAAGATCCATGTAGTATGATCAATCAAGGCAGTGCAAACAAGATGAACCAGAGATCGATGAATCCATAGGCGTAAATTCACGCAGGATCTTGATCAACTCACCGACATGTTTATGCCTTGACGGGGTGGCGCGGTGCCCTTGAGCGGTAGACGCGAGAGAAAATTTTGCCCCCTTGAATGGATATGAAGCGCAAGTGCTTCGGGGCAAAATTTCCCCCGGGATGAGAGGGAAGGCGGTCAAATATAGCAGGAGGAGAAGATTGGGGGGATCGCAACGGCACCCGCCCACTTATACCCGCTAATCTCATGCATGCTCTGCGTGGGACGTTGCCTGGCTAAAATTAAGCACATTTCCCAGCGGATTTTGTTTACTCCCACTACCTTTTTTTTTAACACGGCGGCTCTGGTTTCGGAGGCAGCAAAACGGCCTAGGGAGCCAGAAAAACTGGATTAGGGGGGGCAAGTGCTGTCAAAAGAGGCTGGGAGGGCCAAACTATAGGAAAAAAAGATTTTTGGCAACAAATAGTGGACTATTTTCTTCCTGTTCATAAGTAATATTAGCAGCAATCCTTGAGGGGGCTTGCTGGCACTCCCTATCTCCGTCACTGCTTCTGCCGGGCCCGCCTGGTAGCCGTGTCCTGTTTGCGGCTAGGTGGTGGAGTCACCGGATCACATGTCTTTTTTTTGACATCCCCGGGGTAGTGCGTGGAATAGCGATCAAACATGCACCTTCCGTGCACACCGTGCCTTGTCCTAGGCTCGGGCCAAGAAGTTGGGGCAACGGCAGCGAGGCGTAGGAGATGGTGGACGGATGACGAAGCACTGAGCCTGAGCTGGTGACGACGTGGCGGCTGTGAGGCGTAGGTGGTGGTGGACGGAGGGCGAAACACTGAACCCGAGCCGCTGACAACGCCCGATACAGGTGAAGGCAAGGACGAAATCTGAAGAGGTTGGGTGTGGATCAGCAGCGCCAGAGAGGGGGGATTAGAGGGAAGACCAGGGCGGTAAGGGTAGGGAGAGACACCAGGTGGTGCAGCATCGACACCAGCCATGGGTGGTGGGAGCCAGCGGTTCAGCTGATGCCGACTTGCAGGTCGTTGAGGTGACGCGCAGATATGTCGCTGAAAAGGGAGAACGCCGGTGGCAAGAAACGAAGAAGGTGGCAAGGAGACATGACATCCCACAGACTCACGAGGCGCACGTTACCTCCTCTATTCCACGCATTGAGCACTGAATAGGAGGACTCATATGCGAGTAGCGGAGCGAGATCCAACAGTTCCTTCTAGTTTCATTTTCACGGAGTGCGAGAGAGATGGCACTGGACAAGACATGTCTTTGTGTCAACTAAAGTTTATAGTAGCAAGGGATTTTTACGGAATCATGTACAAAAAAATACTATATAAATTTAGGTGATGAATGTGCTTAAAAAGACCAAATAGCTGAGAATATATTTTTGAGGAATGCTGCAAAGTCGCGTCGCGAGAAAGGCAGGGATACATGGGAGGGATGTAACACCCCGACCAAACCCACTGGTTACTACCCGTTGTGTCCGGGATCTAGACCAGCACTAGTTTTTACTGCACATTTTCATCCTCACTCGTGCGCATCCGGAATCAACTTATCGGTTGACCACCCGTTTTTAAATTGCTCCAAGACAAACACGCttaattttgaattttttttcgaATGGGCTCCTAAAAAAAGTTGAGTAGTCTATCTTCCTTCGTGCCCGATGAAGAAGACATTGTGTCATTCGGCCAAAAGTTcacataaattcaaaattttacAAAGTGAGTAGTTTGTTAACTGGTATATATGTTGGCTCTATGTTGGTATGTTGATTGTTAGTTATGTCGTTTCGGGAGGGACATGGCATTTGCTATAGCTTCTGAATGAACAAGTTCATGGCCTTGTTTGGATACTCTAATTTAGTTAGGGattagagttagattctaacctTGAACTAACCTTGAACTAACTCTAGCTAGAGAGGTGTTTGGATGGTAGGGTTAGATGGAGCGCGGATACGGCGAGACGTCTTCACGGGCAGTGCGAGAGGCAGGGAGGGAGAGGACAAGAAGCTGTgaggaagtggggagggatctGCTGCAGGAAGAGTAAGAGAAAAAGATGTTTTTTAATGGTCTCAAAAAGAACTAACCCCAGACTTTATTTTGCAGATTGTTTCGGACGAGATCCCTTCGGGGGATGGTCAAATAAATAGACGTGGTTGAGTTTTAAAAAAAAGAACTAACCCAAATGAGTACATCTTGGGTGGATTAGATTTTTTGAATGGGTTAGATGCATCTAACCCAAACTAACCCTCCTATTTGAATATTTTTAAGTTAGTTGAGTCCAAACTTACAAACTAattctaacccatggatccataCGGGGCCCATGTCGATGGCTCATGAAACAAAATAACAACACAAAACATTCTAAGAGCAACTACCACCCCTACAAGATGGTGGCTGAAACATCACGAGAATAGTGGAAATGCTGGAATACTCTGACTTCTTGGAAGCAGTCTGACCACACCGAATTTATGGGTGACTAGCTCGACAGAGACCATTTCGATTGCAAAATGCACCGTGAGAAGACCTCCTACCGATTGCTGCTGGTCGACAGGAAAACGGCGACAGTAAACCAAATCAATAAGGCGAAATTTATTTCCATTTTATTTGACTGGATCGAATGGATTACATGACACCAAGGTCTCGCCTGAGTAATTCACCTAAGACTCGATAACAGATGTTCCTCCCTTTTTTTTTGACTTGAACAGATGTTCCTCCCTACCATTACCTATAGATCTCGAGACTAACATTAATCCCTACACCGATGACACAGACCTAACGATCGATAGCCTACATTAACCTCTTCCAAGTAAGATCACGCCAACGCGATCATGGCGACGACACTGGCGACAAGCCCTGTGACAGTGGAGAGCGCCCGCCTGGACGCGCCACTGGGCTCGGTCGACGGGCTGGGTCCGAAACCGGTCGTCGAGGTGGATCCGCCAGAACTGGACCCGTACGACGGGGACTCCGGGGCCGAGACCGCCTGGTTGGGGCTGGGGCTGGGGCCGGGCGCGTGGCCGCCGACGACGCCGACGGCGGGCGGTTTGGCCGGAGCGGCGGCCAGCGTGGAGTGCCCGACGACGCTGGCGATCATCCGCTGGCCCGCCTCGCAGTGCCCCGGCACGCCGctgacgaagaagaagaagcccgtcCGGTCGAACTTGAACTTGGTGTCGCCGTCCGCGAACCGGGTCAGGGGGGTCACCGTGCTGCACATCTTGTAGTCGTCGTGGTTCACCAGCAGCACCGAGTCCTTGGCCGCGTACTTGAAATCTGCGCGCCGGCCGGCCGCCATGAATCAAGAACGCAAAGTGAGTTACTATTATGTAGGACAGGAGTACCAAATAAATCAAGCAATAAGGCTTTGCGGTAATCAAGAAGAGCGCTATGGGGTTCGATCTGGATGCGACGGTAACTGCTGCTTACCCAGGACGTCGCCGACTTGGAAGCGGTTCTTCTTGGCCCAGTGGTTGTACGTCTCGGTGCCGTTGCCGGCCGGCACCGCCCACCCCCTCTCGTCGCCGACGCTGTACACCACGGGCGCCGGCGACGCCGGCGACACCGAGGCCGCGAGGAGAATGCAgcagcaagcagcagcagcagcgaggACGATGACGCTGGCCATTGGAGAAGGATCAGAAAGGGCACTAGTGTGTAGTGTAGTGGTGTTGGTGTGAGATCTAgcgatggtggcagtggcctttTATACCGAGGATCCGGAAGCGAGTGGCGCCGGCGAAACGGAGGTCAGTTGCCAACGTGCAGGAGGAGAGAGCGGGGGTCGTTGCTGCACAACGGGAGGAGCCGTTGGGCTGTCCGGTCTCCGCTGCATGGCGATAGGAGGCGTTAGCTTCTGCGACGAGTCGTGGGTTGAATACGTAAACCCCCTTGAGAGGCGTATTTCCTCGAAGTACGTCAAAGAGGGTCGGTTTACGGTAAATATCATgtttgcgtagactccccagaTTCTGCGGAGAACCCCAAACCCCTCTCCGAACCCAGGACTACtccctcggcggcggcggcgcgttgAGATGGCTGACGGCGCGGAGAGCGGGCAGGCCGCGGTCGTGGGGGACGGGAACCCTCCGCAGCTCTCCAAGAGCGCGAAGAAGAAGCTGCTGAAGCAGGAGCGGCAGGCGGCGCGGAAGGCCGAGCGGAAGGCGGGGGAGAAGGAGCGCCGGCGCGCCGACATAGAGCGGCGGAGGCGCGAGTGGGAGGAGTCTCTGACCGCGGCGCCGTCGCAGGAGGCGCGCGAAGCGATGCTGGCGGCGCGCAGGGAGACGCGGCTCGAGCGGGTGGGAAAGCGCGTGGAGGAGCGGGGGGCGCGCGCCGAGAGGCTCCGGCGCGCCGCCGAGGGTGGGCAGAAGGTGGTGCTCGACCTCGAGTTCGCCGACCTCATGCGGCCCAACGAGATTCACAGCCTCACCCAGCAGGTGAATtccccttgtccttgttgcctTTCTCGCTATGTTTTGTGCTCACACTAAGTAACATTGATGATCAGAGATTTATAGTAAGGTAATTGAAAGGGGATTATGCGATTCTTGATGATTTACACTGGCTCGTATGCACGGGGAGAGTCTCCGGCCTTGTTGCTGTAATTGGCGAACTGGAAGTGCTAGTTGGATTAACATTAGACGCTAATGTTGTAGTTGTTCAATATTCAGATAAGCTCCTTCGTTGTTGTAGTGAAAGCTTGAGTAGTCCCTTTCATTATAATTAATAATTGGCTTAATTGTGAATGCATATGAAATATAATTTGTGACATGGCATATTTTTCAGTTTGCATCTCAAGAACTTACCAGTTTGTGTGCTGTTGCTATCTATCAATTGTTAATCATGGGTGTGATATACCCAATTCTTTCTCGTCTATCTGAAACATTCAGAGCAATGTAAAATGCACTGgtattagagcatctccaacagaagcCCAAAAAAACGGCGCGCTAAAATAATTTTACAGCGCCATTTTAGTAATTTTAGCGCGCTGTGGCCGATTCAGTCCAGCAGAGGCACAAAAATATAGCGCGCAGCAGTCCAGCAGACGCACTAAAAAATAAAGCGCCACAAATATATCTACAGCAAACAGGTCCCTAAACATTTACAAATAAGTCCATCTGTTCAAAACAAAAACGCAATTGGGTCCCCAATGGTTGGAGCAAGCTAGCTTGCTGACCTTGCAAATCATCTTCCGCCGGCCACCACACGCGAGCTAAGCTTGCTGTGAATCGCAAACGCGAGCTAGCTAGCTTTAGCTTCCCTTCTAAATCGTTGGAGCAAGCTAGAGAAGGGCAACGGCGGCTCCCGGCCGGCACGCGCTCCCGGCCAGCGAACTCGAGGCGGCGAGCTGCAGCCGGCGAGCAGAAGGGCAGCGTCGGCTCCGCCC containing:
- the LOC125516865 gene encoding protein NOI4-like, which codes for MAQMEAGRTIPKFGAWDVNNPASADGFTVIFSKARDDKKAPVNVHKASRSADGKDARPDSKMNQSYSNSRPNTSKKWFCCVSPSPTQP
- the LOC125512469 gene encoding early nodulin-like protein 1, coding for MASVIVLAAAAACCCILLAASVSPASPAPVVYSVGDERGWAVPAGNGTETYNHWAKKNRFQVGDVLDFKYAAKDSVLLVNHDDYKMCSTVTPLTRFADGDTKFKFDRTGFFFFVSGVPGHCEAGQRMIASVVGHSTLAAAPAKPPAVGVVGGHAPGPSPSPNQAVSAPESPSYGSSSGGSTSTTGFGPSPSTEPSGASRRALSTVTGLVASVVAMIALA